A genomic stretch from Vibrio neptunius includes:
- the tssM gene encoding type VI secretion system membrane subunit TssM produces the protein MAESTSSKPANHRRSSILWTLLCLVVIFVIGGVLTWKFAYPAHTLVGVLSTLLVAIILGGFCYWLLSKRKSKSQAPSQDRALINKRCKLLAQHFKLMLNVQKRKKRLMSRYDLPIYLLLSDDPRKDKSIITQMGYEAYKVDDFGNDIEFPILFWLSEHSILISVSLGEDQNPAYIKTLCNSLNKWRPRQALNGLILTTDVRQLLNTTEVLTQKADQIKSEIQSFNRTFGLNLPVYNIITQMGQINDFCQFFSAFDETKRNEVFGATSPIQKHGGIDGDWFNEEYDSLISQLIANMSTALASQLNQDYRNAICAAPYQFGLLKQSLWQFLNRLYRGDQLQDGLNFRGFYFTHSGSVQSQFDVLANVVNQSLGHEQFQQHQQIPVQQTLFAQHLVSHTIINEHDLVGVNRRKENILLAMQTAYTLFWLGLFVSVLLVIKLDFDYQSQREARADNMVERYKEAIAAQPYDIENMSDNIPNLYSLNRIYSLYLEPKPWYTLPFMPSSSIMSEVQNAYFSELQRVLIPSMENTLEKDLFVYVNLEDQSKTLSLLNNYRLLFNADRTNIGELKNYFVTTLEEQGEADSVKLAQLKVLLDDVFAQDLVPIKPNFDLESLAKKVINQTGIETLLYEHIVNSPKYSKRIDVRQELGSNFGQLLSFSPDYVGYLVPYLFTPAGFSDIDLSVDSPVLKDALKAYEGVAGSSPSALEMYRISRDLKQMYQGDYINYWRDFASHIEVKSLTNADELKQTLSVLTTASNNPLAQLYNTMSKYTSVELVQPETTKEGEQPPEQDIDKKESARQISIAFNQYHKQVTADEQGTKPIDSLLGQFTDAETWLGKFYDAEDPQKVAYQALTAEIKTSNPVSLLAQQEASQPSISRQILSQVTQQANDLVMGLAHAYLNSTWKVEVYQPYETTIAAYYPFNKTASLDASTADVAAFFKVNGTIDQFYQTKLKSFSTEERSPYLYGLLPNTGFALDPTVWQMIEKARDIRSALFLADPQNMSLQFQVKAKEMSSDVTEFIIRGEKPLFTYQHGPRLWSKQSWNSASIEQDSLGFQIMAQANAIANEKFEGNWAWFKLIEPRVASTTSQQTEVAIKYGESQVQLSIKTQGQNNPFVPNFFSAFSLPSSI, from the coding sequence ATGGCAGAATCAACTTCATCTAAACCCGCGAACCATAGACGAAGCAGCATACTTTGGACTCTGCTGTGTTTGGTTGTTATTTTTGTCATAGGTGGCGTTTTGACTTGGAAGTTCGCCTACCCTGCGCATACCTTAGTCGGTGTTTTGTCAACGCTGCTCGTCGCGATCATTTTAGGCGGGTTTTGCTACTGGTTACTCTCTAAGCGAAAAAGTAAGTCACAAGCACCAAGTCAGGATAGGGCCCTAATAAACAAACGTTGTAAGCTGCTGGCACAACATTTTAAGTTGATGCTCAATGTTCAGAAACGCAAAAAGCGCTTAATGAGCCGTTATGACCTCCCAATCTACCTCCTCCTCAGTGATGATCCACGAAAGGATAAAAGTATCATCACTCAAATGGGTTACGAGGCATACAAAGTCGACGATTTCGGCAACGACATAGAGTTCCCCATTCTTTTCTGGTTAAGTGAACATTCCATTCTGATTTCAGTAAGTCTTGGTGAAGACCAGAATCCCGCCTATATTAAAACATTATGTAATAGCTTGAATAAATGGCGCCCTCGCCAAGCACTTAACGGCCTGATCCTTACCACTGATGTCCGCCAACTACTCAATACAACTGAAGTGTTGACGCAAAAGGCAGATCAAATAAAGTCGGAAATTCAAAGCTTTAATCGCACATTCGGTTTGAACCTTCCCGTTTATAACATCATCACTCAGATGGGTCAGATAAACGACTTCTGTCAGTTTTTTTCCGCATTTGATGAAACCAAACGCAACGAGGTATTTGGGGCAACCTCACCAATTCAAAAACATGGTGGGATTGATGGTGATTGGTTTAATGAAGAGTACGACAGCCTCATTAGTCAGTTGATCGCCAATATGAGTACGGCATTGGCTTCCCAGCTCAATCAAGACTACCGTAATGCCATCTGTGCGGCGCCATATCAGTTTGGACTGCTCAAACAGAGCTTGTGGCAGTTCCTGAATCGCTTGTATCGAGGTGACCAACTCCAAGATGGTCTAAATTTCCGCGGATTCTATTTTACCCATAGCGGTTCAGTTCAAAGCCAATTTGACGTATTGGCAAATGTTGTCAACCAATCCTTAGGCCACGAGCAATTCCAACAACACCAACAGATACCTGTACAGCAAACTCTGTTTGCGCAGCACTTGGTGAGTCATACCATAATCAATGAGCATGACCTAGTCGGAGTAAACCGTCGTAAGGAGAACATACTTCTCGCTATGCAAACTGCCTATACGCTGTTTTGGCTAGGTCTGTTTGTCAGTGTTTTACTTGTGATCAAACTGGATTTTGACTATCAAAGTCAGCGTGAAGCTCGGGCCGATAACATGGTTGAGCGTTACAAGGAAGCGATTGCAGCTCAACCCTATGACATAGAAAACATGTCGGATAACATACCGAACCTGTACTCTCTGAATAGAATCTATTCTCTCTACCTTGAGCCAAAACCTTGGTACACCCTACCCTTCATGCCAAGTTCTAGCATCATGAGCGAAGTACAAAACGCTTACTTTAGTGAGTTGCAACGCGTACTCATTCCTTCGATGGAAAACACGCTAGAAAAGGACTTGTTTGTCTACGTCAACCTTGAAGATCAGTCTAAGACTTTGTCACTGTTAAACAACTATCGTCTCTTATTTAATGCAGATCGCACCAATATTGGCGAGCTCAAGAACTACTTTGTCACGACCTTAGAAGAACAGGGCGAAGCTGACAGTGTTAAATTGGCTCAGCTCAAAGTGCTGCTAGACGATGTGTTCGCTCAAGATTTAGTGCCAATCAAACCAAACTTCGACTTAGAAAGTTTAGCGAAGAAAGTGATTAACCAAACTGGTATTGAAACACTGCTTTATGAACATATTGTCAATTCTCCAAAATACTCGAAGCGTATTGATGTCCGTCAAGAGCTCGGTAGCAATTTTGGTCAACTGCTGTCTTTTTCACCCGACTATGTCGGCTATCTAGTGCCTTACTTGTTCACGCCAGCAGGCTTTAGCGACATAGACTTGTCTGTTGATTCACCAGTACTGAAAGATGCACTTAAAGCGTATGAAGGTGTCGCAGGTTCCTCTCCAAGTGCATTAGAAATGTATCGTATCAGTCGCGACCTCAAACAAATGTACCAAGGTGATTACATTAACTACTGGCGTGATTTTGCATCACACATCGAGGTTAAAAGCCTAACCAACGCCGATGAGCTTAAACAAACGCTATCAGTACTCACAACGGCATCAAACAACCCGTTAGCTCAGCTTTATAATACGATGAGTAAATACACGTCGGTTGAACTTGTTCAGCCAGAGACGACTAAGGAGGGAGAACAACCTCCTGAGCAAGATATCGATAAGAAAGAGTCTGCGCGACAGATCTCCATTGCATTCAACCAGTACCACAAACAGGTAACCGCTGATGAGCAAGGAACAAAGCCCATCGACTCTTTGCTAGGACAGTTTACCGATGCTGAAACTTGGTTAGGCAAGTTCTACGACGCAGAAGATCCTCAGAAAGTCGCTTATCAAGCCCTGACTGCTGAAATTAAAACCAGCAATCCGGTTTCTCTACTTGCTCAGCAAGAGGCTTCACAACCTAGTATTTCTCGTCAAATATTGTCTCAGGTAACGCAGCAAGCCAATGATTTGGTCATGGGCCTAGCCCACGCCTACCTAAACAGCACTTGGAAAGTAGAAGTCTATCAACCTTATGAAACGACCATTGCTGCTTATTATCCGTTTAACAAGACAGCAAGCTTAGATGCAAGTACCGCAGACGTTGCGGCATTCTTTAAAGTCAACGGTACCATCGATCAGTTTTATCAAACTAAGTTAAAGAGTTTCTCCACTGAAGAGCGCTCACCTTATCTCTACGGTTTGTTGCCAAACACGGGGTTCGCACTAGACCCAACTGTATGGCAAATGATCGAGAAGGCACGTGATATCCGCAGTGCTTTATTCTTAGCTGATCCGCAGAACATGTCTTTACAGTTCCAAGTCAAAGCCAAAGAGATGAGTTCTGACGTTACAGAGTTTATCATTCGCGGTGAAAAACCCTTATTTACTTACCAGCATGGTCCACGGCTATGGAGTAAACAAAGTTGGAATTCAGCATCTATCGAACAAGATAGCTTAGGGTTTCAGATAATGGCCCAAGCGAACGCCATCGCCAACGAAAAATTTGAAGGTAATTGGGCTTGGTTTAAGCTTATTGAGCCAAGAGTCGCCTCAACGACATCCCAACAAACTGAAGTCGCCATTAAATACGGAGAGAGTCAGGTTCAATTAAGTATCAAAACTCAGGGGCAAAACAACCCGTTCGTACCGAACTTCTTCTCAGCATTCTCACTACCTTCGAGTATCTAA
- a CDS encoding tripartite tricarboxylate transporter substrate binding protein — protein sequence MFKVLKPTLAASIIAASFSFNTFAADLEKIHFLIPGGAGGGWDMTARGTGDVLVKSDIVDNVSFQNLSGGGGGKAIAHLIETAKRQEDTLMVNSTPIVVRSLTGIFPQSFRDLTPVAATIADYGAIVTSVDSKYNTWEDVVKDFESNPRKVKIAGGSARGSMDHLVVAAAFKGDGFDARKVRYIAYDAGGKAMAALLSGETQLLSTGLGEVLEMSKSGQVKILAVTAPKRLEAAPNIPTLTEYGNETVFANWRGFFAAPGTSQEKLDEWNTALQKMYNTDEWQVVRDRNGWIDNYKADKDFYAFLEDQEKQMGDLMRELGFLK from the coding sequence ATGTTTAAGGTACTCAAGCCAACACTGGCAGCTTCAATCATCGCTGCGTCTTTTTCTTTCAACACTTTTGCAGCTGATCTTGAAAAAATACACTTCCTCATCCCCGGAGGTGCTGGTGGTGGCTGGGATATGACAGCACGTGGTACAGGAGATGTCCTCGTTAAGTCAGATATTGTCGATAACGTATCATTCCAAAACTTATCCGGAGGTGGTGGTGGTAAAGCCATTGCTCACCTAATTGAAACCGCTAAGCGTCAAGAAGATACGCTAATGGTGAACTCAACTCCGATCGTAGTACGCTCACTGACAGGCATTTTCCCTCAGTCATTCCGTGACTTAACGCCTGTTGCAGCCACCATTGCAGATTATGGTGCCATCGTGACCTCTGTTGATTCCAAGTACAACACATGGGAGGACGTGGTTAAAGATTTCGAATCTAACCCTCGCAAGGTCAAAATTGCCGGCGGATCCGCTCGTGGTAGTATGGACCACCTAGTGGTAGCAGCAGCCTTCAAGGGCGACGGTTTCGATGCACGAAAAGTGCGCTATATCGCTTATGATGCAGGCGGCAAAGCTATGGCGGCTCTCCTCTCTGGCGAAACGCAACTGCTCTCAACGGGTCTCGGCGAAGTACTTGAAATGTCAAAATCAGGGCAAGTTAAGATCCTCGCGGTCACAGCGCCTAAGCGCCTAGAAGCAGCACCAAATATTCCAACTCTGACTGAATACGGAAACGAAACCGTCTTTGCTAACTGGCGTGGATTCTTTGCCGCTCCAGGGACAAGCCAAGAAAAACTGGATGAGTGGAACACCGCACTTCAGAAAATGTATAACACCGACGAGTGGCAAGTGGTTCGAGATCGTAATGGCTGGATTGATAACTACAAGGCAGA